One stretch of Plasmodium yoelii strain 17X genome assembly, chromosome: 5 DNA includes these proteins:
- a CDS encoding PIR protein, with protein sequence MNKEVCKKFQDLTTNLEYDSNDESYKFKDDKSKEYCTNENCDDDFNKINIVCLFLFNEIFGNSTSFSFIAKRNTNIVEYIMIWLSYMLNFKKIEENDTIKNFYEAYINSDNRYITDINNVSGYKNYKDLIDKKEDLMSIYVKDMSKFYDAFVLLCHIYIEVNEESLNCYRFSKIANDFAKKYDELNENYNNGKGSPYNQLLSTLSNDYYNLKNKCKDDQSSNFPSLPTYSRRLVIKNTLISIGFIFVAVSIFLGIAYKYSLFGFRKRFQKQCLRERIKNIKKKLIINILFEE encoded by the exons atgaataaggaagtg TGTAAAAAGTTCCAGGATTTAACGACGAATTTAGAATATGATTCGAATGATGAAAGCTATAAATTTAAAGATGATAAATCCAAAGAGTACTGTACTAATGAAAATTGTGATGACGAtttcaataaaattaatattgtatgtttatttttgtttaatgaAATCTTTGGGAATTCTACCTCGTTTAGTTTTATTGCAAAAAGAAACACCAATATTGTTgaatacattatgatatggttaagttatatgttaaacttTAAGAaaattgaagaaaatgacactataaagaatttttatgaagcatatataaatagtgataataGGTATATTAcggatataaataatgttaGTGGCTATAAGAACtataaggatcttatagataaaaaagaagatTTGATGAGTATTTATGTTAAAgatatgtctaaattttatgatgcatttgtattattatgtcatATCTATATTGAGGTTAATGAAGAAAGCCTAAATTGCTATAGATTTTCGAAAATAGCTAATGATTTtgctaaaaaatatgatgaacttaatgaaaattataataatggtaAAGGCAGCCCCTATAATCAATTATTatctacattatcaaatgattattataatttaaaaaataaatgtaaagaTGATCAATCTAGCAACTTTCCATCACTTCCAACATATTCACGAAGAttagtaataaaaaacacACTAATTTCAATTggatttatatttgttgccgtatcaattttcttgggaattgcatataag tattcgttatttggatttcggaaacgatttcaaaagCAATGTTTAAgagaaagaataaaaaatataaagaagaaactgatcattaatatattattcgaagagtag
- a CDS encoding PIR protein: MFNEVCKSINTIDEYYAGDLNIAGEKNSRNLLNFLISNNNCSSDDPKIISDFIALLILFNGIGSDENLDSDKLVEYAILWLSYNINQKKGNETTRLDDFHSEHIKRNDCYNENISADSNSGNKIYMEVIDTKIESMNIDIKDISNFYDAFKSLCNMYSEIGAEDYQCNKCLENARELFEKYEKLKNALYIDKGSSYLQLLSSLSNDYNIFKQEYNIKCGNDSSFVACPRSSIIKNILITIAIIFAASSILLGVSYKYSLFGFRKRSQKKKLREMLKK, translated from the exons ATGTTTAATGAAGTg tGTAAATCAATTAATACGATCGATGAATATTATGCTGGTGATCTGAACATCGCGGGAGAAAAAAATTCTaggaatttattaaatttctTAATCTCTAATAATAACTGTAGTAGTGATGACCCCAAAATTATCTCTGATTTTATAGCATtgctaattttatttaatggtATTGGTAGTGATGAGAATTTAGATAGTGATAAACTTGTTGAATAcgctattttatggttaagttataatataaatcaaaaaaaaggaaatgaaACGACCAGATTAGACGATTTTCATAGTGAACatataaaaagaaatgaTTGTTATAATGAGAATATATCTGCTGATAGTAATAGTGGTAATAAGATTTATATGGAAGTTATAGATACAAAAATAGAATCGATGAATATTGacattaaagatatatctaatttttatgatgcatttaaatcattatgtaacatgtataGTGAAATTGGTGCAGAAGACTACCAATGCAACAAATGTTTAGAAAATGCTAGAGAATtgtttgaaaaatatgaaaaacttaaaaatgcTTTATATATTGATAAAGGAAGTTCTTATTTACAACTATTGTCtagtttatcaaatgattataatatttttaaacaggaatataatattaaGTGTGGTAATGACTCATCATTTGTAGCTTGTCCACGAAGttcaataataaaaaatatactaattacaattgcaattatatttgcTGCATCATCGATTTTATTGggagtttcttataag tattcattatttgggtttcggaaacgatctcaaaaaaaaaaattaagagaaatgctaaaaaaataa
- a CDS encoding PIR protein, whose amino-acid sequence MLNSRVCGEFESIWKLFPDDLNASGEYYVGGGTIKNYCPNRKCDSDINKIDAGCLWLFNQFYGKPYNFSNYADDNIGIVVFIMIWLGYKLNKMLNKEFPNLKDFYSKHIQNTNEYNKTIDDVERYISYIDLINKNDYVINISNENMSKLYDLFKNLCKMYNEISKTSDDRKNYSKYAEEFVKKYKDLNGDSNNVEGSSYNQILSTLSSEYTYFRNSYVKSIKQGTIPELITEKTPQISVSNHEGIQDVSLSETSVSSSETEVSISKDKVSDSDSGSPSSSILNKLISIPFIFVATLILLGIVYKYSLFGFRKRSQKQHLREKLKK is encoded by the exons ATGTTAAATAGTAGAGTG TGTGGAGAGTTTGAAAGTATATGGAAGCTTTTTCCAgatgatttaaatgcatctGGAGAATATTATGTTGGTGGTGGAACGATCAAAAACTACTGCCCTAATAGAAAATGTGACAGCGATATCAATAAGATTGATGCTGGGTGTTTATGGTTATTTAATCAATTTTATGGAAAACCATATAATTTTTCGAATTATGCAGATGACAATATTGGTATTGTTGTatttattatgatatggttaggctataaattaaataaaatgttaaataaagAATTTCCCAATTTAAAAGATTTTTATAGTAAGCATATACAAAATACCAATGAGTATAATAAGACTATAGATGATGTTGAGAGGTATATAAGTTATATTgatcttataaataaaaacgaTTATGTGATAAATATTTCTAATGAAAATATGTCTAAACTTtatgatttatttaaaaatttgtgtaaaatgtataatgAAATTTCAAAGACGAGCGACGAtagaaaaaattattcaaaatatgctgaagaatttgttaaaaaatataaagatctTAATGGAGATTCTAATAATGTTGAAGGAAGTTCATATAACCAAatattgtctacattatcaagtgaatatacttattttagaAATAGTTACGTTAAATCTATTAAACAAGGTACAATTCCAGAACTTATAACGGAAAAAACTCCACAAATTTCTGTATCAAATCATGAAGGGATACAAGATGTCTCATTGAGTGAAACGTCAGTATCAAGTTCTGAAACTGAAGTATCTATTTCCAAAGATAAAGTATCAGATTCTGATTCAGGATCACCAAGTTCATcgatattaaataaattaatttcaattccatttatatttgttgcaacattaattttattaggaATTGtatataag tattcgttattcggatttcggaaacggtctcaaaaacaacatttaagagaaaagctaaaaaaataa
- a CDS encoding PIR protein, producing MDAEVCKRFKNVRDWISDESKDKENYEIKDDTFLNNYCENNRCQTDFDLISAGCLYLLNQFYSDSGVLPRPSKSNPYIVDYILIWLSYMLNLTNSKEKDNITSFYNNYINNCSKYNTEISELMYNDHDYDNYKGLIDKRKEFLDKNSNIVSKFYQALKLLCNLYNELDYSNKNCEKYLEDNSEFFKKYEELKNDYDITNSSLYKEMLSTLSTDYENFKKECKNILFFLSKEAEQKSKQTLARISGQDVDNWGQYSEQYVDDSGQDAHNSDVASSSSSIVSKLIPVLLIFGAIPIFLGIAYKYSLFGFRKRSKKQHLREKLKK from the exons ATGGATGCCGAAGTg TGTAAAAGGTTCAAGAATGTAAGGGATTGGATTTCCGATGAATCGAAAGATAAAGAAAACTATGAAATTAAAGATGATAcgtttttaaataattattgtgAAAATAATCGATGTCAAACTGATTTCGATTTAATAagtgctggatgtttatatttgttgaaTCAATTCTATAGCGATTCTGGTGTGTTACCCCGTCCTTCAAAAAGTAACCCCTATATTGTTGATTACattttgatatggttaagttatatgttaaacctgaCCAATAGTAAAGAAAAAGACAATATAACgtctttttataataattacataaataattGTAGTAAGTATAACACGGAAATAAGTGAATTAATGTATAATGATcatgattatgataattataagGGTCTTATAGATAAAAGAAAGGAATTTTTGGATAAGAATAGTAATATtgtatctaaattttatcaagcacttaaattattatgtaatttgTATAATGAACTTGATTATAGCAATAAAAATTGCGAGAAATATTTGGAAGATAATagtgaattttttaaaaaatatgaagagCTTAAGAATGATTATGATATTACTAATAGCAGTCTATATAAAGAAATGCTGTCTACtttatcaactgattatgaaaattttaaaaaggaatgtaaaaatattttattctttcTATCGAAAGAAGCAGAACAAAAATCTAAACAAACTCTTGCACGTATTTCTGGACAAGATGTAGATAATTGGGGACAATATTCTGAACAATATGTAGATGATTCTGGACAAGATGCACATAATTCTGATGTTGCATCATCAAGTTCATCGATAGTaagcaaattaattccagttttattgatatttggtgcaataccaatttttttaggaattgcttataag tattcgttatttggatttcggaaacgatctaaaaaacaacatttaagagaaaagctaaaaaagtaa
- a CDS encoding PIR protein — MPVYLCDGINLMDRGILFDQASQNYTLDGSHTEMHCPDNKCDDDNKKLSSAFIAFIAFFNGAGIDENLDSDKIAEYAILWLGHKLNQKKENETTTLNDFYTKHVKTNSHYNQKINTNSSNKIKKNDIENKINSMNIGIKDMSNFYEVFKLLCKMDGELDPKKKPQCNKCLESAREFFEKCEKVKNAFDINKGSSYLQLLSILSNDYKKFKEKYKKAVCSNVEFLETCSRSSVTESPVTKCPVTECQVTECPVTECPVTECPVTETPLTKNTLITIAIIFVAASILLGVSYKYSLFGFRKRSQKQHLREKLKK; from the exons atgccTGTTTATCTG tGTGATGGAATTAATTTGATGGATCGTGGTATTCTCTTCGATCAAGCTTCTCAAAATTATACGTTAGATGGAAGTCATACCGAAATGCATTGTCCTGATAATAAGTGTGATGATGATAACAAAAAACTTAGTTCTGCTTTTATAGCATTTATAGCTTTCTTTAATGGTGCTGGTATTGATGAGAATTTAGATAGTGATAAAATTGCTGAATAcgctattttatggttaGGTCACAAACtgaatcaaaaaaaagaaaatgaaactaCCACATTAAacgatttttatactaaACATGTAAAAACAAATAGTCATTATAATCAGAAAATAAATACTAATAGTAGTAATAAGATTAAAAAGAATGATAtagaaaacaaaataaactCGATGAATATTGGTATTAAAGATAtgtctaatttttatgaagtatttaaattattatgtaagaTGGATGGTGAACTTgatccaaaaaaaaaaccccAATGCAATAAATGTTTAGAAAGTGCTAgagaattttttgaaaaatgtgaaaaagttaaaaatgcttttgatattaataaaggaaGTTCTTATTTACAACTATTGTCtattttatcaaatgattataaaaaatttaaagagaaatataaaaaggcTGTATGTAGTAATGTCGAATTCCTTGAAACTTGTTCACGAAGTTCAGTGACAGAAAGTCCAGTGACAAAATGTCCAGTGACAGAATGTCAAGTGACAGAATGTCCAGTGACAGAATGTCCAGTGACAGAATGTCCAGTGACAGAAACTCCACTGacaaaaaatacactaattacaattgcaattatatttgttgcagcatcaattttattgggagtttcttataag tattcgttatttggatttcggaaacgatctcaaaaacaacatttaagagaaaaactaaaaaaataa
- a CDS encoding PIR protein: protein MSKELCELINTIDKYFDDDLKNPGEHTPTNTLNIFLSNCNCSSDEEKIICGFIILLNTLDVENLKRDKIVEYAILWLSYKLNQKKKNETTRLNDFHTGHIKANSCYNEQISTNIDNNKIYMDFIDEKIESMDIDIKDISNFYDAFKSLCNMYSEIGTEKKQCKTCLENGGELLEKYEKLKNGLDINKGSSYLQLLSSLSNDYKNFKQEYSAECSSISPLVACPRSSVTKNTLITIAIIFAAASILLGISYKYSLFGFRKRSKKQHLREKLKK, encoded by the exons atgtctAAGGAATTg tGTGAATTAATTAATACGAtcgataaatattttgatgaTGATCTGAAAAATCCGGGAGAACATACTCCTACGAatacattaaatatatttttatctaattGTAACTGTAGTAGTGATGAAGAAAAGATTATCTGTggttttataatattactaaATACGCTTGATgttgaaaatttaaaaagagATAAAATTGTTGAATAcgctattttatggttaagttataaactaaatcaaaaaaaaaaaaatgaaacgaCCAGATTAAACGATTTTCATACTGGACATATAAAAGCAAATAGTTGTTATAATGAGCAAATATCTACTaatattgataataataagaTATATATGGATTTTATAGATGAAAAAATAGAATCGATGGatattgatattaaagatatatctaatttttatgatgcatttaaatcattatgtaacatgtataGTGAAATTGGtacagaaaaaaaacaatgcaAGACATGTTTAGAAAATGGTGGAGAATTGctagaaaaatatgaaaaacttaaaaatggtttagatattaataaaggaagttcttatttacaattattgtctagtttatcaaatgattataaaaattttaaacaGGAATATAGTGCTGAATGTAGTAGTATCTCACCACTTGTAGCTTGTCCACGAAGTTcagtaacaaaaaatacactaattacaattgcaattatatttgctgcagcatcaattttattgggaatttcttataag tattcgttatttggatttcggaaacgatctaaaaaacaacatttaagagaaaagctaaaaaagtaa
- a CDS encoding PIR protein yields the protein MDSEICKKFQDVRKWLPHELDKNRNYNFSDDNQLINYCNNKCDNNLDKISAGCLYLLNEFFHDSSAFEMVAKNNIYIVEYILIWLSYMLNLIKTEEYDSIGSFYKTYIEDGDKYTNNINYIRGCDGYKDLIDRNKYILSMDMNIISKLYDAFNTLCNIYNELDKNNSNCAKCSEKASQFVEKYKEFNMDHSITEDIPYLNVLLNLLNYYDNLKDKCRDFPSIPGIPPQNYEQRSEVTSSSSIASKLIPILSILVAIAIFLGISYKYSLFGFRKRVQKQYLREKIKNVKKKMNR from the exons ATGGATTCCGAAAta tgTAAAAAGTTCCAGGATGTAAGGAAATGGTTACCCCATGAATTAGACAAAAATAGGAACTATAATTTTAGTGATGATAATCAATTGATAAattattgtaataataaatgtgataataatctcgataaaattagtgctggatgtttatatttgcttAATGAATTCTTTCATGATTCTTCTGCGTTCGAGATGGTTGCAAAAAATAACATCTATATTGTTGAATACattttgatatggttaagttatatgttaaaccttaTCAAAACTGAAGAATACGACAGTATAGGCtctttttataaaacatatatagaGGATGGTGATAAgtatactaataatataaattatattagaGGTTGTGATGgttataaggatcttatagatagaaataaatatattttaagtatGGATATGAAcattatatctaaattatatgatgcatttaataCATTATGTAACATATATAATGAGCTTGATAAAAACAACTCAAATTGCGCGAAATGTTCGGAAAAAGCTAGTcaatttgttgaaaaatataaagaatttaaCATGGATCATAGCATTACTGAAGATATACCCTATTTAAATGTATTgcttaatttattaaattattatgataatttaaaagataaatGTAGAGATTTCCCATCCATTCCAGGGATACCACCccaaaattatgaacaaagATCTGAAGTtacatcaagttcgtcgatagcaagcaaattaattccaattttatcgatattagttgcaatagcaatttttttaggaatttcttataag tattcattatttggatttcggaaacgagttcaaaaacaatatttaagagaaaaaataaaaaatgtaaagaagaaaatgaatcgttaa
- a CDS encoding PIR protein, whose protein sequence is MNDELCSKFVLLRNYLPDNLRETPSGFFNDSTSLKNYCDNGECNTEFDKIKAGFLWLLAQNCSISQKENYNENNFNSFFLHIISWLSYKLNQKSEYYFTTINDFYTKHINDNEKYTSLIKNGNNYTKFKEIIDKRKNFLEINIYDMAKFYDAFKFLCSMYDNAETHAYEKMVDNAVHFVNKYTDLNDYYNVEGTTHSQILSTLSTNYNNFKAQYSSKITSSKQFPNLPTGRATKSFLRNSSIKISVIPMVFIFFGLLIYLGIVYKASKTQFKNQKNKEENKSLICGSKSSDYFRNSNND, encoded by the exons ATGAATGATGAATTg TGTTCAAAATTTGTTCTTTTGAGGAATTATTTACCTGATAATTTGAGAGAAACTCCGTCAGGCTTTTTTAATGATTCTACAAGTCTCAAAAATTACTGCGATAATGGAGAATGTAATACTGaattcgataaaattaaggCTGGATTTTTATGGTTACTTGCACAAAATTGTTCTATATCCCAAAAGGAAAactataatgaaaataattttaattcattttttctaCATATTATTTCATGGTTAAGTTACAAATTAAACCAAAAATCAGAGTACTATTTCACCACAATAAACGATTTCTATACTAAacatataaatgataatgaaaaGTATACTAgtcttataaaaaatggcaataattatacaaaatttaaGGAAATCATAGATAAAAGAAAGAATTTTTTGGAAATTAATATTTACGATATggctaaattttatgatgcattcaAATTTTTATGTAGTATGTATGATAATGCTGAAACACAtgcatatgaaaaaatggtAGATAATGCTGTTCATTTTGTTAACAAGTATACAGATCTTAACGATTATTATAATGTTGAAGGTACCACACATAGTCAAATATTGTCTACTTTATCAactaattataataattttaaagcTCAATATTCTAGCAAAATTACTAGTTCTAAACAATTCCCAAATCTTCCAACAGGAAGAGCAACAAAATCATTTTTACGAAATTCATCTATAAAAATTTCAGTAATCCCAatggtatttattttttttggatTACTTATATATTTAGGAATTGtgtataag GCTTCAAAAACTCAATTTaagaatcaaaaaaataaagaggaaaataaatcattaatatgtggttcgaagagtagtgactatttcaggaatagtaataatgattga
- a CDS encoding PIR protein — protein sequence MNKEVCNNFIYVTTNFPDKLIGGDYKIVNDEHLKNYCTSGCDNALDKINAGCLYFFKEFFGSSDLFSQYAKNYMNIVEYIMIWLSYMLNLKNDAPGLTNLEHFYKIYIEGGNNYKQAIKNVTEYTNYKDLIDTKKYYLKMDKNIISKLYNAFKLLCEMYTGFDTDKLNCTTSSEKAGKFVEIYEELKKDLNITTNNSYNDVLCTLSADYDHFKNKFKNSKCSDTSFPEIKIPQNIIKCSEQKLKQISEDTSSSSSVTNKLLLVLSIFATIAIFLGIAYKYSLFGFRKRVQKQYLREKIKNIKKRMNH from the exons ATGAATAAGGAAGTg tgtAATAACTTCATTTATGTAACGACGAATTTTCCAGATAAATTGATTGGTGGAgattataaaattgtaaatGATGagcatttaaaaaattattgtacTAGTGGTTGTGATAATGCtctcgataaaattaatgctggatgtctatatttttttaaagaattcTTTGGGAGTTCTGATTTATTTTCGCAATAtgcaaaaaattatatgaatattgttgaatacattatgatatggttaagttatatgttaaacctaaagAATGATGCGCCAGGACTCACCAATCTagaacatttttataaaatatatatagagggtggtaataattataaacagGCTATAAAGAATGTTACGgaatatacaaattataaggatcttatagatacaaaaaaatattatttgaaaatggataaaaatattatatctaaattatataatgcatttaaattattatgtgaaaTGTATACTGGATTTGATAcagataaattaaattgcACAACAAGCTCAGAAAAAGCTGGTAAATTTGTTGAAATATATGAAGAACTTAAGAAAGATTTGAATATTACTAcaaataattcatataatgATGTATTGTGTACTTTATCAGCTGATTATGaccattttaaaaacaaatttaaaaattctaaATGTAGTGATACATCATTTCCAGAGATAAAAATACcacaaaatattataaaatgttctgaacaaaaattaaaacaaatttcTGAAGatacatcatcaagttcgtcggtaacaaacaaattattactagttttatcgatatttgctacaatagcaatttttttaggaattgcttataag tattcgttatttggatttcggaaacgagttcaaaaacaatatttaagagaaaaaataaaaaatataaagaagagaatgaatcACTAA
- a CDS encoding PIR protein: MEDDICGKIDYLKKYLPDNLENSKLDFYGNSNFQKYCPNNNCHTDLEEITIGFLWLLEQYFTIYRDKGNSVNDAKPFFLYIILWLSYKLNKNSEHKTTQINEFYTKYINNSDKHGSFISDSNRYTNLREFIDKQKDLFNINIENLSKFYDAFKLLCNIHSNLEMNDHNKLPNNANEFVKKYQELNGDSNNTDKSSYGQILTILSTDYNKLKEKCRNITSLPELTANISALTSEYTSSSSSIGNKLFTVLSIFGAIALFLGISYKYSLFGFRKRFQKQKLREKIKNVKKKMNR, encoded by the exons ATGGAAGATGATAta tgTGGAAAAATTGATTATTTGAAGAAGTATTTGCCTGATAATTTGGAAAATAGTAAACTTGATTTTTATGGTAATTCGAATTTCCAAAAATACTGTCCTAACAATAACTGCCATACTGATCTCGAAGAAATTACGATTGGATTTTTATGGTTACTTGaacaatattttactatataCCGAGATAAGGGTAATAGTGTAAATGATGCTAAAccattttttctatatattattttatggttaagttacaaattaaataaaaactcAGAGCACAAAACCACACAAATAAACGAATTTTAtactaaatatataaataatagtgATAAACATGGTAGTTTTATAAGTGATTCCAATAGATATACAAATCTTAGGGAATTCATAGATAAGCAAAAGGATTTGTTTAATATCAATATTGAAAAtctgtctaaattttatgatgcatttaaattattatgtaatataCATAGTAATCTTGAAATGAATGATCACAACAAACTGCCAAATAATGCGAatgaatttgttaaaaaatatcaagaACTTAATGGAGATTCTAATAATACTGATAAAAGTTCATATGGACAAATATTGACTATtttatcaactgattataataaattaaaagagAAATGTAGAAATATTACATCTCTTCCAGAGTTAACAGCAAACATTTCTGCATTAACATCTGAATatacatcatcaagttcgtcgataggaaacaaattatttacagttttatcgatatttggtgcaatagcactttttttaggaatttcttataag tattcgctatttggatttcggaaacgatttcaaaaacaaaaattaagagaaaaaataaaaaatgtaaagaagaaaatgaatcgtTAA